Proteins from one Salarias fasciatus chromosome 14, fSalaFa1.1, whole genome shotgun sequence genomic window:
- the LOC115400007 gene encoding histone-lysine N-methyltransferase, H3 lysine-36 specific-like — MPRRRRLKPKDEALFYIESGKDKEGLDVKCISSFKGRGVFASTSFEKGDFLMEYRGELISKQECERRQRVYHKNLKAFLFEFRFDGKLWCIDAAKEDGSIGRLVNDDHINPNAKMKYLNMEGKPHLCLFATRDIDPGEEITYNYGDSDWPWRSKPPDVDMSSPRASGATDPGQCSVDRQDSPLPVSQSDQSPVLGLQPSFEKPPDVDMSSPRASGATDPGQPPDVDMSSPRASGATDPGQCSVDRQDSPLPVSQSDQSPVLGLQPSFEKPPDVDMSSLRASGATDPGQPVTESGISAATDG; from the exons ATGCCAAGGCGGAGGCGTTTAAAGCCAAAAGATGAAGCATTGTTTTACATTGAGTCTGGAAAAGACAAAGAGGGACTTGATGTCAAGTGCATCAGTTCTTTTAAAG GGCGGGGTGTCTTTGCTTCCACTTCATTTGAAAAGGGAGACTTCCTGATGGAGTATCGTGGCGAACTTATCAGCAAACAAGAATGTGAGAGGAGACAACGAGTTTACCACAAAAACCTCAAGGCCTTCTTGTTCGAGTTTCGCTTTGATGGGAAACTGTGGTG CATTGATGCAGCAAAAGAAGATGGATCAATCGGAAGGCTAGTCAATGACGACCATATCAACCCAAATGCCAAAATGAAGTATTTGAATATGGAAGGAAAGCCCCATCTCTGTCTGTTTGCCACACGGGACATCGACCCTGGAGAGGAGATCACATATAATTATGGGGACTCAGACTGGCCTTGGAGAAGCAAG CCTCCTGATGTGGACATGTCCTCTCCGAGAGCTTCTGGTGCCACAGACCCTGGACAG tgCTCGGTGGACAGACAGGACTCCCCATTGCCTGTGAGCCAAAGTGACCAGAGTCCAGTGCTTGGGCTGCAACCCAGTTTTGAAAAG CCTCCTGATGTGGACATGTCCTCTCCGAGAGCTTCTGGTGCCACAGACCCTGGGCAG CCTCCTGATGTGGACATGTCCTCTCCGAGAGCTTCTGGTGCCACAGACCCTGGACAG tgCTCGGTGGACAGACAGGACTCCCCATTGCCTGTGAGCCAAAGTGACCAGAGTCCAGTGCTTGGGCTGCAACCCAGTTTTGAAAAG CCTCCTGATGTGGACATGTCCTCTCTGAGAGCTTCTGGTGCCACAGACCCTGGACAG CCTGTCACAGAATCTGGCATCAGTGCTGCTACAGACGGGTGA